TAAGCCTCATGCTAGAGGATCCCACTTCATAACATACACAAACTACTGTCTTTACTGTGTAGTGTATACTCATTAAAAGTAATGGGTTACAAGTGCCTTACAACCAACAGGCAACTTCTTAAATTTTAATTGTCGACTTCATTACTTACACCTCGAAACCCCATAAGCCTCTAAACAACCGTGACTAATGATCTGCCGGTCAATGGTACCAGGCAGGCCTAACTGATGAGGGTATTACAGTGCTTGAAGCCTATCGCCAACACGTAGAAGAACGCGCCGCACAAGGTATTGTGCCTAAACCTCTCAATGCTGAACAAGTTTCCAGTTTAATCGAATTACTTAAAAACCCACCTGCTGGTGAAGAAGACTTTCTACTTGACTTAATCACTAACCGAGTCCCTGCCGGTGTAGACGAAGCAGCATATGTGAAAGCAGGTTTTTTGTCTGCCATCGTCAAAGAAGAAGCCTACTCCCCACTGCTTGATACCGCCCATGCCACTAAATTATTAGGCACCATGTTAGGTGGTTATAATATAGCTACCTTAGTGGAATTACTTGATCACGACAGCTTGGGTGAGTTAGCAGCAGAACAACTGTCGCATACATTATTAATGTTTGATGCGTTCCATGATGTAGCCGACAAATATAATGCTGGTAACGCCAATGCGCAAAAAGTCATGCAATCTTGGGCCAATGCTGAATGGTTTACCAATAAAGCCGCTTTGCCTGAAAAAGTCACTTTGACGGTATTCAAGGTGCCTGGAGAAACCAATACTGACGACTTATCTCCCGCTCCTGATGCTTGGTCTCGCCCTGATATTCCTTTACATGCCCTAGCAATGCTGAAAAATCCGCGTCCAGGATTAGAGGATAATCCACTTGAAACGATTGAACAGCTAAAAGCAAAAGGGCACCCTGTTGCCTATGTAGGTGATGTGGTAGGCACTGGCTCATCGCGCAAATCAGCGACTAACTCCGTACTTTGGTATATGGGTGATGAGATTCCTTATATTCCTAATAAAAAAGACGGCGGTTTTGTATTAGGTGGAAAAATTGCCCCGATTTTCTTTAACACTATGGAAGATGCTGGAGCATTACCCGTTGAATGTGATGTATCCAGTTTGAATATGGGCGATGTAATAGACATTTACCCCTATAAAGGCAAGATAACAAAGCACGGCACCGATGAAGTGATCAGTGAATTTACCTTAAAAACTGACGTTATTCTTGATGAAGTACGCGCCGGTGGTCGTATTCCTTTAATTATTGGTCGAGGGCTAACTGATAAAGCCCGTGAGTTTTTAAACCTTGAGCCATCTGGTGTATTTAAACGCCCTGCTGATGCCACTGAAACAGGTAAAGGTTATACCTTAGCGCAAAAAATGGTGGGTCGCGCTTGCGGCGTAACTGGGGTTAGGCCTGGCCAATACTGCGAACCTAAAATGACAACCGTCGGTTCTCAAGATACGACCGGGCCAATGACTCGAGATGAGCTTAAAGACTTAGCCTGCTTAGGTTTTTCTGCTGACTTGGTCATGCAGTCCTTCTGTCATACTGCTGCTTATCCAAAACCAGTCGATATCGATACCCAACACACGTTGCCAGACTTTATTAAAAACCGCGGCGGTGTTTCATTACGCCCTGGAGATGGCATTATCCACTCCTGGTTAAACAGAATGTTAATGCCTGATACTGTTGGCACCGGTGGTGACTCTCATACCCGCTTCCCCATTGGTATTTCCTTCCCTGCTGGCTCAGGTTTAGTGGCTTTTGCTGCTGCAACTGGAGTAATGCCGCTGGATATGCCTGAATCAGTGTTGGTTCGCTTTAAAGGAAAAATGCAACCTGGGGTGACGTTACGCGACTTGGTCAATGCCATTCCTTACTATGGTATCCAGCAAGGACTGTTAACCGTTGAGAAAAAAGGTAAGAAAAATATTTTCTCCGGTCGTATTTTAGAAATTGAAGGCTTGCCTGACCTAAAAGTTGAGCAAGCTTTTGAGTTATCCGATGCTTCTGCAGAACGCTCTGCTGCGGGGTGTACCATCAAATTGGATAAAGAGCCGATTATTGAATATCTAACCTCCAACATCACTTTATTACGTTGGATGATTGCTGAGGGCTATGGAGATGCCAGAACCCTGGAGCGTCGTGCTCAGGCTATGGAAACCTGGTTAGAAAACCCTGAACTAATGGAAGCAGACACTGATGCCGAATACGCTGCTATCATTGATATTGACTTAAACGAAGTTAAAGAACCTATTTTAGCCTGCCCTAACGATCCGGATGATGTAAAACTGTTGTCGGATGTTGCTGGTGATAAAATTGACGAAGTATTTATCGGTTCTTGTATGACCAACATTGGTCATTATCGTGCAGCCGGAAAATTACTGGATCAAATGAAAGGCCAAATGGCCACTCGGTTGTGGATTGCACCTCCTACTAAAATGGATGAGCACCAGTTAATGGAGGAAGGCTATTACAATATTTATGGACGTGCAGGTGCACGTACTGAAATGCCAGGTTGCTCTTTATGTATGGGTAACCAAGCACGGGTAGCTCCTGGTGCCACAGTGGTTTCCACCTCAACTCGAAATTTCCCTAATCGTTTAGGGGATGGAGCCAACGTTTACTTAGCCTCAGCAGAGCTTGCAGCAGTTGCCTCAGTATTAGGTAAATTGCCTACCGTTGCGGAGTACATGGAATATGCGAAAAATATTAACAGCATGGCTAATGATATTTATCGCTATATGAACTTTAATGAAATAGAATCTTTCCAACAAGCTGCTAATCAGATTATTGCGTCTGATAAAGCCTCTGCTTAAGGTCAGTTCTTCTACCCATGCCGGCTTTGCCGGATAAATAAAAACCGGCGTTTAAGCCGGTTTTTATTTAAAAATTTTTCCAGTACAAATCTTTTATATGATTTCATCCAACATATGTCCCAACTTCCTCGCTTTAATATTTAAATAGTTATTATTATATGGATTACGCCCTTCTCTTAGTGGAACCCTTTCCACTACATTAATTCCCTCTCTTGTTAATGCATTAACTTTACGTGGATTATTGGTCATCAGTTTTACTTCATTAATCCCAAAATAATGCAAAATCCCTCTACAAAAATCATAACGTCGCATATCAACATCAAACCCCAACTTTTCATTCGCTTCTACCGTATCAGCACCAGCATCTTGTAAATTATAAGCCTTAATTTTATTAAGAAGGCCAATACCTCGACCTTCTTGTCTCAAATAAAGTAGTACCCCACTCCCGTGATCTACAATATTTTTTAAGGCTTTATTCAATTGAAAACCACAATCACAACGCAAGCTGAATAAAGCATCACCAGTTAAACATTCTGAATGCAATCGGATCAACACAGGTTTACTGGTATCAATATTCCCATAACTTAACGCTACATGCTCTTTACCAGTCCGCTGCTCAATAAACCCATGCATCGTAAAAACCCCCATATCCATGGGCAACTGAGCAGACTCCACATAATGAACCAGCTGATGAGGTAATTGAGTAGTCAACTCCTGACGAATCTGCATCAACAGTTCTCCCAGCCGATTAAGACCACTGTCATCCCCACCATCCCCCCAATAACTATCTTTAGATGAATGTTCAATCAGTCTTTTATTACCTGTTGCAACCAGCCAATGCGCCAATTGATGATGCTGAGAAAACTTACAACGCAATGCTCTCAACATAACACTGTCTTTAATTTCGGCCCAATCACTTCTTAGCTGACTGGAAAACTCTCGACTTAATGCAAATGCTTCAGCGGGTGTAGCTGCATGATAAATTTGTGACGTAATGTCTCTGGCCATAAACTTAGCGGCTTGATAGTAGTGCTCACTGGTACGCCACTCAACTCCATCTACAATAATGGGATATTCAGCAAAATTAGATAAAAACCCATAAGGCTGGATAGGCTCATAAAAGCGAATAATATCATTCATTTCTCTACTCCCTGCCATACTTAGTGGCTAATTAATTATTCAGCGAAAAAGCTTTGAGGCAATTTACAAGACAAGGAGCAAAGGGCTAGCCAAAAACGACTACAAGGATAATTAACAACGATCAATGAACTAATTACTACAATTAAATGACAAAATACACACTATTTTTTTCTTCACTTAACTCCAAAATAGCTTTATAAATTAATAGGTTGCTGGTCAGCAAAAGAAAACAGCTGTAAGGTATCACTAGAAATTTAGCATCACTTTAAATTCATACAAAACATAAGCTCCTTTACAGGCCTCAAAAGAATACTCAATATATATTATTATTTGTATAAAATACTAACACTCCCCTAAAGGTATAATAAAATGAATAGCGGAGTGAGACGATATAATTTATATACCCTAGCGTTTAATCAGTTGACTGTTGATTATTATTGCCTTGGTGAGTTAAAGACAAATAAGTAAGCCCCTGTCCGGGTAAATAGTAAAATATGGGCCTGGCTCTATTTTGCTCCGTAACAAGTATCACGGGCTTATTAAGCTGCCGCCCTAACGTTGTCATTACCCGAAAGACTACTTTTGCATTAGCTTCACAATCTATTTGTGATGATTTAAAGAGCAACGTAAGCATTGTCCATCGTTTCAAAATACCAAAAAGCTGAACCTTTCCTAAATCAATCGATAATAAACAATCATCCCCAGCCTCTAACAATAAAGTCAAACCAGCAATACTATTAGGAAGCATTACTAGTTTTCCTTTTTTAAATAAATGCAGCTCAGCTTTTGTCAGGCTAAAAAATTTAATAACCTTAAGCCAATCATCTACCACCAAATTATTAATACAAATTATCATTAATTGATTACAATGATCAAACTCCTGTTGATATTCAACCCAGTTCATATCATCTAATACTCAAATTAAAAAACAATTAAAGCTATTTTAGCGATCTTTACCATTAAAAGCACCTACAGAAATGATATAGATGCTCATAGATGAAAACCGTATAAAGACAGTACTACTATTAACTCAATATTTGTAGCCAATTAAACGTTTACACTAACACTTTATACAGAATTGTACGGAAGATTTCTGCTATTTCGAAGTAAATGAAATAAAAGGTTAATGCCTATTATACTCAGCTTAATGGATTTTACTCCTGACAGGAACAAATATTGGTGGTCGCTCCGCTATAATCTGTGAATTACTGTTGCAGCATGGTTTTAAAAAACCGGTTAATCTGACTGGTGGCATTATTGCCTGGGCAAATGAAATTAATCATATTCGGATAAAATATCAATTGTTCTTTTTATTGCTGTTTCTCAGCATTACTGCAATTAACGCAAGCTTTTTACCACACTTCTCATTTGCGCTAGCTGTTCTTTACGCTCTTGTGCTGATAATACCGCTGACTGATACATTAATTTTACATAGAGTTCTGTTATCATAGTAGCTTTTACTGAAAGTTTTGGTTGCAACTGTTGGATGCGAACTAAAAATGTAAGAGGTGGTTCGTCGATTTTTCGTATTAACCCATGCTTTTCCATACGCTTGCAAAAAACCAAATAACATTGACTGGCTGGGTCTTTGGCTTGTGGGCGTTGTCGCCAGATAATCCACAATGCTAACAACCCGATTAACGCAAACATACTACCCGCAATGGTAAAAACGATAACATACCAATTTTTATCCCCAAACCAACGCTCAAATAATTTCAGTTGAGCAGCCTGATCATAATTGAGAACCCAACGCTGCCACTGATGCTCTAATAACTCCCATTGCATCCGTGCATTATTTAAAAAGGGTACATTACGAAACCTTAATGGCGATAGTGGGCTTTCAGCTAAAAAGCTACCTTCTTCAGCAACGGCTGCTTCTAAACCATCTTCTACTCGCTCTGGAGCCACTGCTGCCGTTGGATCCACCCTCACCCATCCCCTTTTAGGCATCCATACTTCAGACCAGGCATGAGCATCAAAGTGTCTGACCTGCACATAATTTCCTACCTCATTAATTTCTCCACCCTGATAACCCGCCACCATTCGTGACGGAATACCTGCTGCCCGCATTAAAAACACAAATGCACTGGCATAGTGGGCACAAAAGCCTTTTTTACTATTTATTAAAAATTCATCAACACTATCACGCCCCAATAAAGGTGGCTTTAATGTATAAAAATAAGGCTCCTGACGAAAATGGGCTAAGACTTTATCAATATAGTTTTCCACCGAATGGCCACTGGCCTCCCAAAACTGAACAGCCATTGCTCGAGCGCCTGAATTACCAAACGGGGGTAATTGTAAATTCAGGCGTTTTAGCCATACAGGTAATTCTTTATCTTGATGACTATTAGGATAAGATGTAACACTATATTGCTTACGTTGAGTAATTGGCTGAGCAGCCACCAACCTAAAGTCTCTAACTAATGCAATATTGGTATCATTGGTTTCCGAGTTAGCCAAACTAAATAGCCAGTGTTGCTGTGTAGGTTCAATGATCACATCATATTCATAAACGTCCCCAACTTTTTCCATGCGTTGTTCCCAGCTAGCTCTTTTATTAGGCCAGCTTAATAAAGGGGATTCTAATTGGGTTAGATCGGTTGATAGTTTACTGGCTTGTCCTAATTCTCGACTACCTTGGGTCCAACGACGACCATCAAAATGACTCATCACCAAACCACGCCAATACAATAAATCTCTTGGTGGAATATCGCTTTTAAACGTTGCACGAAAGGCCAGCCCAGCAGACTTACTTAAATTAGCAATATCACCAGGACTAATAGTTTCGCTCACACCACTTTTAGCATTAGTTTGGGGAAATTCCACCCGCCACAGCGGGCTAATTCTCGGTACAAACAAAAATAACAATACCATTAAAGGTATTGACTGAACGACTAGTACGACACCTTTTTTCAAGGTTTTCCAAGGCTGAAAACCTAAATGCGGAGTATGCAAGCCTACTAAAGCAGAGGTAATCACCAGCAATGTAAATAGCATATAGCTAGCGACTAAAATACTTTGTGAATATAGAAACTCCGTTACCACAACAAAATAGCTAAGAAAAATTACCAGATAGGCATCTCGTAAGTTTTTCATTTCCAGCAGTTTTAATAAAAATGTGGTAACTAATAAGGCAACACCTGCCTCTAACCCCACAATCGTACCATAATGGAGTAACGTCCCAATAACAGCTGCTCCGACCACAAGGATTTTTATCCATAATTTAGGATAAGACCAACGACTACGAAAAATCATGATTCGCCATAATGCACAAATAATGGCGACAATGACCACCCATATCGGTAGTCGGGTTAATTGAGGTAAAATAACCAATGCTTGAGTAAGCAACAGCCATATAAGACCAGAGCGGGGAATTTGTTGATGTCCAATCTTCATGACAAACTACACCTGAAAGAGGGCTAGCTCAGTTAGACAACGGCGAAGATGCAGTTGACCACGTCCAGGCTCGATAGTAATACCAGGCAAACGTAACCCGTAGTCTTCCTGAAACTGCTCACAGCGCATACACCAATAACAAAGGTGTGATAGTTTTATTTCTAGGTCAGCCCCAGGAATATTATCCCAATCTAACCAACGTCGCCGGTCGGTATAGGCAGAAAAATCTTTAGTCAGTAGGGTATCGGTTTTAGAATATTGCTTCCACGCAATATGGCGTAATCCATCACCTGGGTGATAATCTCTTAATCCAGCGAAATCTTCTACACCATCCTTAGCCAGGGTTTGGCCTTCAACACTGGCTGACTCAAAATAAGGTAAGTGACACTTAATCGGTTGAGGATAAATTAGCGCAGTGATAGAAAGGTCTATCCAAGTCCAGCAACGTAACAAACCCAGCGGATAATAACTTTCAATGCAAAGTCGACCGGGTTTAAAGTAACCCCGCTGTTTGGCAGGTAAAAATACTTTTACATTGACTTCACCTGCCGGCTCAATAGACGCTAGTTGCGGGATACCCTGAGGCCAATATAAATGTATCGACTCATGGCCTTTTTTAGGCGTATTAGCCTTAAGCTTTAACTCAAACCCCACATCATCTCCAACATGAGCAGAGCCCCCATTAACGCCAATTATCTCCATACCCGCTAAATTGTTATAGGTATGTAATATTGCTACTACAAATAAACTCACCAGAAAAAAAGCAACAGCAAAACTCATACTGTTTTCATAGTTAACTCCCGCAAGAAAAATCGCCACTACCACAAATAACAAAATACATCCGGTACGACTAGGCAGGATAAAAAGCCGTCTTTGATTTAAAGTTACTTGATGACTAGGTGGTATACGTCGATTTAACCAAGTGCTTAGATAGGTTTGCCATTGCTTTGCAATATTCATTAAAACTGTCTCTAGCTACTTTCAAACGACCACAGGTACAGCCTGTAATAACCTCTGCCCTAATGCTTCACCAGTTCGGCCTTGCATATCACTGTGTTCTCGTAGCCGATGCTCAACTACTGCAGGCAATACCATTTGGACATCTTCTGGAATCAAATAATCACGGCCAGCCATATATGCCCAGCTTTGAGCACAACGTAATAATGCTAAGCCAGCCCGAGGCGATAAACCATAAGCAAAATCTTCACTTTGGCGAGTGTGGGTAAGTAAACGCTGTAAATAATCCAGCACTGCTTCTGCTGGTTTTACATCCGCCACCTGTTGTTGAATTTGCTTTAGCTGGTCAGCATCGATAACATTCTTCACTCTACTCAACTGTACCCGACCACTGTTACCTAATAACACGTCACGTTCGGCCGCCGGATCGGGATAACCCAAAGAAATTCGCATTAAAAAGCGATCCAACTGGGACTCAGGTAAAGGGAAAGTACCCGCCTGGGACATTGGGTTTTGAGTGGCAATCACAAAAAATGGTTCTGGTAGCTGGCGGGTTTCCCCCTCAATCGACACCTGCCGTTCTTCCATTGCCTCCAACAACGCACTCTGACTTTTTGGCGTAGCGCGATTAATTTCATCCGCTAACACAACTTGAGCAAAAATAGGCCCTTGATGAAACACAAACTGCCCAGACTTTTTCTCAAACACCGACACCCCCAGGATATCGGCTGGTAGTAAGTCACTGGTGAATTGCACCCGGCTATAACTAAACCCCATAACCTGTGCTAAAGCATGAGCAAAGGTGGTTTTTCCCATTCCCGGCAAGTCTTCTATCAGTAAATGGCCACCACTAAATAAGCAACATAATGACAAGCGAATTTGCTGTTCTTTACCAATCAGTGCTTTTTGAATTTCTGTAATACAAGCTTCTATTAACTGTTGCATATTTATAAAATGCCTAATTCAAAACAACAAGTGTAGTAAACCGACCACGGCTCCATAAACAAGTTCCAAAAAATAACTTTTTATTGTAGCAAAATCAGGGGGCTTAATTGGTTAGCAATTGTCGTATTAAGTTGCTGTTGAAGCATTGACCAATTAATGACTTCATTATTATTGTTTTGATTAGGTATGACCAAGACAAAATGATTTGTTTCTTGATGGCTACTAACTACCAAGCGCCCTCCTGTATTTAAGGGGCCTTTTGTTGCTGGTATCCATTGGATGTCCGCTGTTTGTTGGTCAAGTAATTGATCTGATCTTACTAAATACTGATCCGTCAATACTATAAAGTCATTCTTAACCAACTCGCTTGGTAAGTAAAACCAGCTATCCCCTCTTTCCTCTCCCTGCCAAGTTGCCCAAAAAAAAGGTTGATCCTGCCACTTTATAGTGTCACTACCCAATGGCTTAATCCCAACCCAGCTGAGCGAATTACCTTTTTTATCTATAACAGCATCATTGAAATAACTATGCCATAACTGTCCAGCAACACGCTCGGGATAAGCTCTTTGTAACAAAGGCCCAGGCAAGTTAAATGTATTGCCATCATCAGATACCACCGAAAAGTTTTCCTCATTCCAGGCATCCCATTGGGTCATTAATTTCTCAGGATTGCTATTTTGGTATTCATGATGGTTGTTATAGTAGATATCCCAATGCCATTGGGTAGCAGAGATATAAGGGGAACAAAACGCAGGTCGTTTATCCTCAGCTAATTGGGATAGGCTCATCGCCTGACGCTGACTTTTTAACATTCGAATAGGGTCTTTACTACCCTCTCCGTTAAGCCACATACCAAATTCACTTACGAAAGCCGGTAGCTGTAAAAAACTCGCCTCCTGTCTTATCTGGTCAAATTCTGCCAAATAACTGCCTGACTTGGCCCAGCGCAACCGCCAACTCATCCGTGCTGCATCATAATAATGACTGTTAAAGATGAAGCCTTTTCCTGGTGGTTGATTTAAATGTTGACCGCCTGTTGGTTGTACGATGCCAGCATTGGTATTCCAAAATACCAATGGTTCAGCATACACATACTGTTGTTGCCAACCGACATCATTCAACACTTGTCGAACTCGCTGATAAAATGGCCATAACACCTGATTATCCCATTCTTTAGGGGAAAGGCCCTCCATTCCCCCATCAACCGGCTCATTAAAAGGATCTATACCCAATATATACGACAGTTCGTCAGTGGTTAACTGCGCATCAAGGTATTCCAAAGTGGCTGCTAGTTGCGCTAGAAATGCATCCTGGATACGTATAGGCCCTGCTGTGGTGTCTACGGAGGTATTCGCCCAAAACCGGCGAAAAGCCAACCTTACAGCCTTATCAGTAATATTATGCTGGCTCCAACTGAAGCATACAGGCCCACAATACTCTGGTGGATAGTCTTCATCTGGCACGACCCAAGCTGGCGCTCCATTACCAGTATGCCATGACTTTTGGTTAAACAGATGTCGGCTAAATAAATCCTGATGATAATCCAGCACTACATAAAGTTTCTGCTTAATCGCCTCTTTTATTTGCGCTGTAATATCCGCTAAATACTGGTAATCAATATAATTAGGAGCAGGTTGTACCCCCTCCCAAGCGAGGGTAAAGCGCACTAAATTAGCGCCAGTACGTTGTTTAATTTGCTGAAATGTTTGTCGTGCATCTGCAATATTTTTAAAAGGTTTAAAGCCTGTTTCTGCCAATTTAACACTGCCAGATACATTAAAGCCCTGCCAATAGACTTCACGACCTAATTTATCTGTAAGCGTCCAATAACGATCCACACTACCTTTATTAGAAGGACAGGCTTTTGCTCTTGGCATCAAAACAGGAGTAAAAGTCGCTTCTGATGCCACATTTGCTGTTACCTCTTCCTCAGTCAACACGCCATTGCTTTCCGATGACTCTACTGACATGAAAATTAGAAAAACCAATGCAACAATTATCCCCCAGTCCCCTACTAATCCCTGTAGACGATTCATGACCATCTTATCCTATTGCTGTGTTGTTTATTATTTTTTACTTGGTCAGCTTACTCCTGCTGACAGAATGCTGTCAGGAGCTCCCTTTTAACATATCACCCTCACTCAAGTATGACCTAATAAACGAGTGATATGCGTAATCTCACTTTAGTAGATCCGACTTCATAGTCAAAATAGGAGCAACAAACATGTCCGAGTCTATCGAAATATTCCGCTTTAAATTAAATACAGGAGCCAGCCAAGCTGATTTGGAAACAGCCAACCAAAATCTACAACTGTTTATTCAACAGCAACCTGGTTTCCTATATCGATCATTAAGTTTTAACCATATTACTGAGGAGTGGATAGGCATCAATTATTGGCAATCTGAAACAGCTGCTAAAGCCGCAGCTGAAAAGTTTACAGATAGCAGTCTAACTCAAGCCTATATGGCACTGATTGATAAAAAGACGCTTACTAAAGAACAGTCGACAGTTGTAGCCTGTCAGCCTGGGAATTGTGGAAACTCTTAATATGCCGTAGATAATTAAAAAGCCAGAAGCTTTCCACTACTTCTGGCTTTTTAAAGATAAATGCTTTATCGATTTATTTATTAATCGCTGCTAACCCACGTGCCATATCTGCCTTTAAATCGTCAATCGCTTCTAGTCCTACAGCAACACGAATTAATGAGTCTTTTATGCCAGCATTTACTCTATCTTCTGGAGATAACCGGCAATGAGTGGTAGTAGCTGGATGAGTAATGGTGGTTTTGGCATCCCCTAAATTAGCCGTTATTGATACCATTTTGGTGGCATCGATAAACTGCCAGGCTTCTGCTTTACCCCCTGAGACTTCAAACGACAATACACCACCAAAGGCTTTTTGTTGCTGTTTAGCCAGCGC
This genomic interval from Spartinivicinus ruber contains the following:
- a CDS encoding transglutaminase family protein; protein product: MKIGHQQIPRSGLIWLLLTQALVILPQLTRLPIWVVIVAIICALWRIMIFRSRWSYPKLWIKILVVGAAVIGTLLHYGTIVGLEAGVALLVTTFLLKLLEMKNLRDAYLVIFLSYFVVVTEFLYSQSILVASYMLFTLLVITSALVGLHTPHLGFQPWKTLKKGVVLVVQSIPLMVLLFLFVPRISPLWRVEFPQTNAKSGVSETISPGDIANLSKSAGLAFRATFKSDIPPRDLLYWRGLVMSHFDGRRWTQGSRELGQASKLSTDLTQLESPLLSWPNKRASWEQRMEKVGDVYEYDVIIEPTQQHWLFSLANSETNDTNIALVRDFRLVAAQPITQRKQYSVTSYPNSHQDKELPVWLKRLNLQLPPFGNSGARAMAVQFWEASGHSVENYIDKVLAHFRQEPYFYTLKPPLLGRDSVDEFLINSKKGFCAHYASAFVFLMRAAGIPSRMVAGYQGGEINEVGNYVQVRHFDAHAWSEVWMPKRGWVRVDPTAAVAPERVEDGLEAAVAEEGSFLAESPLSPLRFRNVPFLNNARMQWELLEHQWQRWVLNYDQAAQLKLFERWFGDKNWYVIVFTIAGSMFALIGLLALWIIWRQRPQAKDPASQCYLVFCKRMEKHGLIRKIDEPPLTFLVRIQQLQPKLSVKATMITELYVKLMYQSAVLSAQERKEQLAQMRSVVKSLR
- a CDS encoding AAA family ATPase, giving the protein MQQLIEACITEIQKALIGKEQQIRLSLCCLFSGGHLLIEDLPGMGKTTFAHALAQVMGFSYSRVQFTSDLLPADILGVSVFEKKSGQFVFHQGPIFAQVVLADEINRATPKSQSALLEAMEERQVSIEGETRQLPEPFFVIATQNPMSQAGTFPLPESQLDRFLMRISLGYPDPAAERDVLLGNSGRVQLSRVKNVIDADQLKQIQQQVADVKPAEAVLDYLQRLLTHTRQSEDFAYGLSPRAGLALLRCAQSWAYMAGRDYLIPEDVQMVLPAVVEHRLREHSDMQGRTGEALGQRLLQAVPVVV
- the acnB gene encoding bifunctional aconitate hydratase 2/2-methylisocitrate dehydratase, which produces MLEAYRQHVEERAAQGIVPKPLNAEQVSSLIELLKNPPAGEEDFLLDLITNRVPAGVDEAAYVKAGFLSAIVKEEAYSPLLDTAHATKLLGTMLGGYNIATLVELLDHDSLGELAAEQLSHTLLMFDAFHDVADKYNAGNANAQKVMQSWANAEWFTNKAALPEKVTLTVFKVPGETNTDDLSPAPDAWSRPDIPLHALAMLKNPRPGLEDNPLETIEQLKAKGHPVAYVGDVVGTGSSRKSATNSVLWYMGDEIPYIPNKKDGGFVLGGKIAPIFFNTMEDAGALPVECDVSSLNMGDVIDIYPYKGKITKHGTDEVISEFTLKTDVILDEVRAGGRIPLIIGRGLTDKAREFLNLEPSGVFKRPADATETGKGYTLAQKMVGRACGVTGVRPGQYCEPKMTTVGSQDTTGPMTRDELKDLACLGFSADLVMQSFCHTAAYPKPVDIDTQHTLPDFIKNRGGVSLRPGDGIIHSWLNRMLMPDTVGTGGDSHTRFPIGISFPAGSGLVAFAAATGVMPLDMPESVLVRFKGKMQPGVTLRDLVNAIPYYGIQQGLLTVEKKGKKNIFSGRILEIEGLPDLKVEQAFELSDASAERSAAGCTIKLDKEPIIEYLTSNITLLRWMIAEGYGDARTLERRAQAMETWLENPELMEADTDAEYAAIIDIDLNEVKEPILACPNDPDDVKLLSDVAGDKIDEVFIGSCMTNIGHYRAAGKLLDQMKGQMATRLWIAPPTKMDEHQLMEEGYYNIYGRAGARTEMPGCSLCMGNQARVAPGATVVSTSTRNFPNRLGDGANVYLASAELAAVASVLGKLPTVAEYMEYAKNINSMANDIYRYMNFNEIESFQQAANQIIASDKASA
- a CDS encoding DUF58 domain-containing protein, coding for MNIAKQWQTYLSTWLNRRIPPSHQVTLNQRRLFILPSRTGCILLFVVVAIFLAGVNYENSMSFAVAFFLVSLFVVAILHTYNNLAGMEIIGVNGGSAHVGDDVGFELKLKANTPKKGHESIHLYWPQGIPQLASIEPAGEVNVKVFLPAKQRGYFKPGRLCIESYYPLGLLRCWTWIDLSITALIYPQPIKCHLPYFESASVEGQTLAKDGVEDFAGLRDYHPGDGLRHIAWKQYSKTDTLLTKDFSAYTDRRRWLDWDNIPGADLEIKLSHLCYWCMRCEQFQEDYGLRLPGITIEPGRGQLHLRRCLTELALFQV
- a CDS encoding cellulase family glycosylhydrolase — encoded protein: MNRLQGLVGDWGIIVALVFLIFMSVESSESNGVLTEEEVTANVASEATFTPVLMPRAKACPSNKGSVDRYWTLTDKLGREVYWQGFNVSGSVKLAETGFKPFKNIADARQTFQQIKQRTGANLVRFTLAWEGVQPAPNYIDYQYLADITAQIKEAIKQKLYVVLDYHQDLFSRHLFNQKSWHTGNGAPAWVVPDEDYPPEYCGPVCFSWSQHNITDKAVRLAFRRFWANTSVDTTAGPIRIQDAFLAQLAATLEYLDAQLTTDELSYILGIDPFNEPVDGGMEGLSPKEWDNQVLWPFYQRVRQVLNDVGWQQQYVYAEPLVFWNTNAGIVQPTGGQHLNQPPGKGFIFNSHYYDAARMSWRLRWAKSGSYLAEFDQIRQEASFLQLPAFVSEFGMWLNGEGSKDPIRMLKSQRQAMSLSQLAEDKRPAFCSPYISATQWHWDIYYNNHHEYQNSNPEKLMTQWDAWNEENFSVVSDDGNTFNLPGPLLQRAYPERVAGQLWHSYFNDAVIDKKGNSLSWVGIKPLGSDTIKWQDQPFFWATWQGEERGDSWFYLPSELVKNDFIVLTDQYLVRSDQLLDQQTADIQWIPATKGPLNTGGRLVVSSHQETNHFVLVIPNQNNNNEVINWSMLQQQLNTTIANQLSPLILLQ
- the ribA gene encoding GTP cyclohydrolase II, with the protein product MQIRQELTTQLPHQLVHYVESAQLPMDMGVFTMHGFIEQRTGKEHVALSYGNIDTSKPVLIRLHSECLTGDALFSLRCDCGFQLNKALKNIVDHGSGVLLYLRQEGRGIGLLNKIKAYNLQDAGADTVEANEKLGFDVDMRRYDFCRGILHYFGINEVKLMTNNPRKVNALTREGINVVERVPLREGRNPYNNNYLNIKARKLGHMLDEII